In the Gemmatimonadaceae bacterium genome, one interval contains:
- a CDS encoding YciI family protein gives MRFMILVPADKNSEAGAMPDEQMLAAMGKYNEELVNAGVMLSGDGLHPTSKGARVRFEGGKPTVVDGPFTEAKELIAGFWIWKADSLAEAIDWVKRAPFGGGTSIEIRQIFEAEDFGAEFTPVLREQEQRIAAQAAENAKR, from the coding sequence ATGCGGTTCATGATTCTGGTTCCGGCGGACAAGAATAGCGAAGCGGGGGCGATGCCGGACGAGCAGATGCTCGCTGCGATGGGGAAGTACAACGAAGAGCTGGTAAACGCTGGCGTGATGCTTTCGGGCGATGGCCTGCACCCGACGTCAAAGGGAGCCCGCGTCAGATTCGAGGGCGGGAAGCCGACGGTCGTCGACGGACCGTTTACCGAGGCGAAGGAGCTTATCGCAGGGTTCTGGATCTGGAAGGCGGATTCGCTCGCGGAGGCAATAGACTGGGTGAAGCGCGCTCCGTTTGGCGGGGGCACGTCGATCGAGATCCGTCAGATTTTCGAGGCAGAGGATTTCGGCGCTGAGTTCACACCGGTGCTCCGGGAGCAGGAACAGCGAATCGCCGCGCAGGCTGCCGAGAACGCAAAGCGCTGA
- the queG gene encoding tRNA epoxyqueuosine(34) reductase QueG — protein sequence MTALSNLIKGQAYGLGFDLVGIATLGPAQTAVANDEWLEKGYAGEMEYLHRGAAKRRDTRLPFAGATSAIVVGLDYGGRSPSGPVARYARGDDYHDVMVRRLDALHVSIEVAAGHDVVGKAYVDTGPILERDLARRAGLGWFGKNTNLLNPGLGSFFFIGALLIGLDVEPDAPFDEDRCGTCTRCIDACPTRALVEPGVLDATRCISYLTIEAKGEIPIEFHDAIGSLIYGCDICQEVCPYNIKFAQELKVPEFEPRAAIAGKDADTLARDILAMNDEEFRVAFRGSPMKRAKLRGLRRNAAVVLDNVGGKS from the coding sequence ATGACCGCATTGTCGAATCTGATAAAGGGCCAGGCCTACGGGCTCGGTTTTGACCTCGTGGGAATCGCGACGCTCGGCCCCGCTCAAACGGCAGTCGCTAACGACGAGTGGCTCGAGAAGGGATATGCCGGAGAGATGGAGTACCTTCACCGTGGAGCTGCCAAACGCCGCGACACGCGGCTGCCATTTGCCGGAGCAACGAGCGCGATCGTCGTTGGACTCGACTACGGTGGCAGATCTCCGTCAGGCCCTGTCGCCCGTTATGCCCGGGGGGACGACTACCACGACGTAATGGTGCGGAGGCTCGATGCACTGCATGTCAGCATCGAAGTTGCCGCGGGCCATGACGTCGTCGGGAAGGCATACGTCGACACAGGGCCCATTCTCGAACGCGATCTCGCGCGTCGCGCGGGCCTCGGGTGGTTCGGCAAGAATACCAACCTGTTGAACCCCGGACTCGGCTCTTTTTTTTTCATCGGTGCACTGCTGATTGGTCTCGATGTCGAGCCCGACGCACCGTTCGACGAAGATCGATGTGGTACCTGCACCCGGTGTATCGACGCCTGTCCGACGCGAGCACTTGTCGAACCGGGGGTCCTCGATGCGACGCGCTGCATCTCCTATCTGACGATCGAGGCGAAAGGTGAAATTCCCATCGAATTTCACGACGCAATCGGGTCGCTGATTTACGGCTGCGATATCTGTCAGGAAGTCTGCCCTTATAACATCAAGTTTGCCCAGGAGTTGAAGGTACCCGAGTTCGAGCCGCGCGCTGCCATCGCGGGCAAGGATGCGGACACGCTCGCGCGGGACATTCTCGCCATGAACGACGAGGAGTTTCGGGTTGCATTCAGAGGTTCGCCAATGAAACGCGCGAAACTGCGGGGCCTCAGGCGTAATGCGGCAGTGGTGCTCGACAACGTGGGTGGGAAAAGCTAA
- a CDS encoding metallophosphoesterase family protein, with product MKNDPHHTIVGLISDTHGLLRPSVHAALHGVSLILHAGDVGGDEILDELRLIAPVHAVYGNTDPIDDPGLVGELTLDIGGMSVHLSHGHETGVPSPAKLLALYPQQILIYGHTHRQLVAKMANRLVVNPGAAGARRFNLSPSVARLTISEGTAEVEIVPID from the coding sequence ATGAAGAACGACCCTCACCACACGATCGTCGGCTTGATTTCAGATACCCACGGCCTTCTCCGCCCCTCGGTTCACGCGGCTTTACATGGCGTGAGTCTGATTCTGCACGCCGGAGATGTGGGAGGGGACGAGATCCTCGACGAACTGCGTCTGATTGCGCCGGTGCACGCGGTGTACGGAAATACCGACCCAATCGATGATCCGGGACTCGTCGGCGAGCTGACACTCGATATCGGTGGAATGAGCGTCCACCTGAGCCACGGCCACGAGACAGGGGTCCCCTCGCCCGCGAAGCTTCTCGCTCTTTATCCACAGCAGATCCTGATTTATGGTCATACACACCGGCAGCTCGTTGCGAAGATGGCCAACCGTCTGGTCGTCAACCCCGGCGCGGCCGGCGCCCGGCGATTCAATCTGAGCCCAAGCGTCGCTCGGCTCACAATATCCGAGGGTACGGCTGAGGTTGAGATTGTACCCATCGATTGA
- a CDS encoding 4'-phosphopantetheinyl transferase superfamily protein: MYPSIELGKNEVDLWEVALDVSGEVAEKFVAILSAEEVVRMARFVEPQAARQYAISRGSLRGILSRYLGKPTKDIVFTTTGDGKPALAAPNSSGFEFNTSHSGALALIGVTRGRPIGVDVEQVRKIPKAVQLAERFFSGAEYRMLCDLPEEERSPAFLSIWVSREGNAKAQGLSVWHGLAKMETSERWTVVSIDLGAGYVGAVVAAGTDWRVVRRGMLEE; this comes from the coding sequence TTGTACCCATCGATTGAGCTGGGGAAAAACGAGGTCGACCTATGGGAGGTCGCACTCGACGTATCAGGCGAAGTCGCGGAAAAATTCGTGGCAATTCTGTCGGCGGAGGAAGTCGTTCGCATGGCCCGATTCGTCGAACCGCAAGCCGCCCGACAGTACGCGATCTCGCGCGGCAGCCTGCGCGGCATACTCTCCCGTTACCTAGGCAAGCCGACCAAAGATATTGTGTTCACTACGACCGGCGACGGGAAGCCGGCCCTGGCCGCGCCCAATTCATCTGGTTTTGAGTTCAATACATCGCACTCCGGCGCGCTGGCATTGATTGGAGTGACAAGGGGCCGACCAATCGGAGTCGATGTCGAGCAGGTGCGAAAAATTCCCAAAGCAGTTCAGCTTGCGGAAAGATTTTTCTCAGGCGCGGAGTATCGAATGCTGTGCGACCTGCCCGAGGAGGAACGTTCGCCTGCGTTCCTGTCGATCTGGGTGTCGCGCGAAGGCAATGCGAAGGCCCAGGGCCTCAGCGTATGGCACGGGCTCGCGAAAATGGAGACTTCAGAGCGCTGGACCGTCGTCTCGATCGATCTCGGCGCCGGGTATGTCGGCGCGGTCGTTGCAGCGGGAACCGATTGGCGGGTCGTCCGTCGGGGTATGTTGGAGGAGTGA
- a CDS encoding L,D-transpeptidase family protein, whose product MAGRFPAAVASLLIAVSLAACARGASVPSGEIAPTESSRELTVDDISPTAVNAAPSTVMLKSAAGPVVARIQILLDRAHFSPGVIDGHANRNTELAVRWFQSSRNLPATSVVDSATYNALLAVAGTGPLVTAFTVDEEALKGPFVTMPKNVYEQAKMKCLCFASVSEKLAERFHTSLEMMRKLNPGVGFAGLKPGDRIWVPAVETATSAARQNISKILVSKTGSYVHAVARDGRVLYHFPSTLGSKYDPSPNGNYRVTAIAHDPVFRYDPTLFADVPDSKPTAKLPPGPNSPVGRVWIALSKAHVGIHGTPTPETIGSASSHGCVRLTNWDALKLARSASSGTPVHFTTD is encoded by the coding sequence ATGGCGGGACGATTTCCGGCAGCGGTTGCGTCGCTGTTGATCGCTGTTTCGCTTGCGGCCTGCGCACGCGGCGCCTCCGTTCCCTCGGGTGAGATAGCACCCACCGAATCGTCACGAGAGTTGACGGTGGATGACATCTCGCCGACCGCCGTCAACGCGGCACCCTCGACAGTGATGCTGAAGTCAGCGGCGGGACCCGTGGTCGCCCGCATCCAGATTCTGCTCGACCGTGCACACTTTTCGCCCGGCGTGATTGACGGTCACGCCAACCGGAACACGGAGCTGGCGGTTCGCTGGTTTCAGAGTTCCCGCAATCTGCCGGCGACATCGGTGGTCGACTCCGCGACGTACAACGCATTGCTGGCCGTCGCGGGCACGGGGCCGCTCGTCACCGCATTCACTGTTGACGAAGAGGCGCTAAAAGGTCCGTTCGTCACGATGCCGAAGAACGTCTACGAGCAGGCGAAAATGAAGTGCCTCTGCTTCGCCTCGGTGAGCGAGAAACTGGCAGAGCGATTTCATACCAGTCTCGAGATGATGCGGAAGCTTAATCCCGGAGTCGGGTTTGCCGGTCTCAAACCGGGCGACAGGATCTGGGTGCCGGCTGTCGAAACAGCGACCAGCGCGGCACGGCAAAACATCTCGAAGATCCTGGTTTCGAAAACGGGTTCGTACGTGCATGCCGTGGCGCGTGACGGAAGGGTGCTCTACCACTTTCCGTCGACACTTGGATCGAAATACGATCCGTCTCCCAATGGCAACTACAGGGTCACGGCTATCGCGCATGATCCGGTCTTCCGCTACGATCCGACGCTGTTCGCCGATGTGCCTGACTCGAAACCGACGGCAAAGCTGCCGCCGGGTCCGAATTCCCCCGTTGGCAGAGTCTGGATTGCACTATCCAAAGCGCATGTCGGGATTCATGGCACTCCCACTCCAGAAACGATTGGATCCGCCAGCTCACATGGTTGTGTCAGACTCACGAACTGGGACGCGCTCAAGCTTGCACGGTCGGCGTCCAGCGGTACGCCGGTTCATTTCACCACGGATTAG
- a CDS encoding alkaline phosphatase family protein: protein MSVVVIVADGARPDTLSSAMDRGLVPALARMREEGALHTVTTVFPSVTGPAYAPFIMGRYPGPVGLPGLRWYDRGRTTSRMPGNSRSYVGPEMRHVDTDLDPDAPTMFELAGSSIAALNVIGRGLAPRDRIGRSVGFAARAARTHFSGKVDGWLAIDKDIAREVVDRIRITRPDFTFAALTGIDKTSHSAGHASTYVELAIQIVDDTVAAIRRDAERANTWDSMHLWVVSDHGHSPVTAHDDLDAFITGMGFRTIAHPFVYSMRGEVAVMVSGNAMAHIYLDLQKRDRPWLSQLDGRWAELRDAMLARESVDVMILPVAPGCCEVHGHGRGSALMKWRDGRISYDPDTGDPLGIGPQRGLDESAAYDLTIASDYPDSLVQISRLSDSPRSGEIILSAARNWDFRAKYEPIPHTSSHGALHREHMLVPLLMNRRPASIPRRTVDVMPSACRALGIHVPHGLDGVPFV from the coding sequence ATGTCAGTAGTCGTCATTGTCGCCGACGGAGCGCGGCCGGACACTCTCTCCAGTGCAATGGATCGAGGCCTCGTACCCGCGCTTGCCAGAATGCGTGAGGAAGGTGCCCTGCACACCGTCACGACGGTGTTTCCGTCAGTTACCGGACCAGCTTATGCCCCCTTCATCATGGGCAGATACCCCGGCCCGGTAGGACTCCCGGGCCTGAGATGGTACGACCGCGGGCGTACGACGTCGAGAATGCCCGGCAATTCGCGAAGCTATGTCGGCCCGGAGATGCGACACGTCGACACCGACCTCGATCCCGATGCACCGACGATGTTCGAGCTGGCAGGGTCGAGCATCGCCGCTCTAAATGTGATTGGCCGCGGACTCGCGCCCCGCGATCGAATTGGCCGAAGCGTCGGCTTTGCGGCCCGCGCCGCGCGAACCCATTTCAGCGGCAAGGTGGATGGATGGCTCGCAATCGATAAAGACATTGCGCGTGAGGTTGTCGACCGAATCCGGATCACTCGCCCCGACTTCACCTTCGCCGCCCTCACCGGCATCGACAAGACCTCTCACTCGGCCGGTCACGCGAGTACTTACGTGGAACTGGCGATTCAGATTGTGGACGATACCGTGGCCGCGATTCGCCGTGACGCGGAGCGTGCAAATACATGGGACTCCATGCATTTATGGGTGGTGAGCGATCACGGCCATTCTCCGGTCACGGCACACGATGACCTCGACGCATTCATAACCGGCATGGGATTCAGAACGATTGCCCACCCCTTCGTCTATTCGATGCGGGGTGAAGTGGCAGTGATGGTCAGTGGTAACGCGATGGCCCACATCTACCTCGACCTCCAAAAGCGTGACCGACCCTGGTTGTCACAGCTCGACGGTCGGTGGGCGGAGCTCCGGGACGCCATGCTGGCCCGGGAATCGGTAGACGTCATGATTCTTCCCGTGGCGCCCGGCTGCTGTGAAGTGCACGGCCATGGTCGAGGCAGTGCCCTGATGAAATGGCGGGACGGTCGTATTTCCTACGATCCGGACACGGGCGATCCGCTTGGTATCGGCCCTCAACGCGGACTCGACGAATCCGCGGCTTACGATCTGACTATCGCCAGTGACTATCCTGATTCGCTGGTACAGATCTCACGACTGTCCGATTCGCCGCGCTCTGGCGAAATCATCCTCTCGGCGGCCCGGAACTGGGACTTCAGGGCGAAGTACGAGCCAATTCCGCACACATCGTCACACGGGGCGCTTCACCGCGAGCACATGCTCGTGCCCTTACTGATGAATCGGCGCCCGGCGTCAATTCCTCGCCGCACGGTCGATGTCATGCCGAGTGCGTGTCGTGCGCTGGGGATCCACGTCCCGCACGGGCTTGATGGCGTGCCCTTCGTCTAA
- a CDS encoding TIGR00730 family Rossman fold protein: MTKKKTIAAVPAKKVREKAAAATRQPRTPSGKRADVATRTSAEEESRAGMRERTEAGHRAAGRTPPSRKSSARQAGATVSIDDAIRTYVPPITEDEKLLQQPPTGVDFTRTDPWRVMRIAGEFIEGFDTLSTVERGVTIFGSARTSPEDPQYKAAQEVARLLAEAGFSIITGAGPGIMEAGNKGAQIGGGRSIGCNIELPFEQGANPYVDTLVNFRYFFVRKTMFIKYSVAFIIFPGGFGTLDELFEAITLIQTGKIYQFPVILFGRHYWAGLLRWLQTRVLAEKKISKADIDLMILTDDPAEAAAAVIAAYESQTLITTKRAWGGADRRKG, encoded by the coding sequence ATGACGAAAAAGAAAACAATTGCCGCCGTGCCGGCGAAGAAGGTCAGGGAGAAAGCGGCTGCTGCGACCCGGCAGCCACGCACACCGTCCGGAAAGCGAGCTGATGTCGCGACGCGTACATCGGCGGAAGAGGAATCCCGCGCCGGGATGCGGGAGCGCACCGAAGCGGGTCATCGGGCGGCCGGGCGCACCCCTCCATCGCGCAAGAGCTCCGCGCGCCAGGCGGGCGCGACGGTGAGCATTGACGACGCGATTCGCACTTACGTGCCTCCGATCACGGAGGATGAAAAGCTCCTTCAACAACCACCGACGGGAGTGGATTTCACGCGGACTGATCCGTGGCGTGTAATGCGGATTGCCGGTGAGTTCATCGAAGGCTTCGATACCCTGTCGACCGTCGAGAGGGGCGTCACGATATTCGGGTCTGCGCGCACATCGCCGGAAGATCCGCAGTACAAGGCTGCGCAGGAAGTCGCGCGGCTCCTCGCGGAAGCGGGATTCTCGATCATCACCGGCGCAGGCCCCGGGATCATGGAGGCAGGGAACAAGGGTGCCCAGATCGGTGGAGGCAGATCGATCGGATGCAACATCGAGCTGCCGTTCGAGCAGGGCGCGAATCCGTACGTCGATACACTTGTCAACTTCCGTTACTTCTTCGTCCGCAAGACGATGTTCATCAAGTATTCGGTGGCGTTCATCATTTTTCCTGGTGGATTCGGAACTCTCGACGAGCTCTTCGAGGCTATTACGCTCATACAGACGGGAAAGATCTATCAGTTCCCGGTGATTCTTTTCGGGCGGCACTACTGGGCGGGGTTGCTGCGATGGCTGCAGACCCGTGTGCTCGCTGAAAAGAAAATATCGAAGGCCGACATCGATCTGATGATTCTCACCGACGACCCCGCCGAAGCGGCGGCCGCGGTAATCGCCGCCTATGAATCGCAGACATTGATCACCACGAAGCGCGCCTGGGGTGGGGCCGACCGCAGAAAAGGGTGA
- a CDS encoding GreA/GreB family elongation factor, whose product MIEELKIKLAAEAEKLQHELNIVLPAEITRAVEMGDLKENSEYKAALERQQFVQARLGQLHQRLSKLSSIDITQIPSDKVGLGSEVMVQDEKTGVKEKYSMVFGDSVELEDGHVSMSSAIGLSLVGRCVGDSTLLKLPESVRKLKIVGLKTIHEM is encoded by the coding sequence ATGATTGAAGAACTGAAAATCAAGCTCGCCGCGGAAGCTGAAAAGCTGCAACATGAGCTCAATATCGTGCTTCCCGCCGAGATCACGCGTGCGGTCGAGATGGGTGACCTGAAGGAGAACAGCGAATACAAGGCAGCCCTCGAACGTCAGCAATTTGTTCAGGCCAGGCTTGGGCAACTCCACCAGCGCCTGAGCAAACTCTCGTCGATCGACATCACGCAGATTCCGTCCGACAAGGTGGGACTGGGTTCTGAAGTAATGGTGCAGGACGAGAAGACCGGGGTCAAGGAAAAGTACAGCATGGTTTTCGGCGATTCGGTGGAGCTCGAGGACGGACATGTCAGCATGTCGTCGGCAATCGGCTTGTCACTGGTCGGCCGGTGCGTCGGTGACAGCACACTGCTCAAGCTGCCCGAGTCGGTGAGGAAGCTCAAAATTGTCGGGCTCAAGACAATCCACGAGATGTAG
- a CDS encoding ketopantoate reductase family protein: MKILILGAGGIGGYVGGRLAASGADVTFLVRPRRKAQLEADGLVIRSPLGDVQLPVKTVLAPPEADFDIVLLTCKAYDLEPAMEAIAPAMNGQCAIVPMLNGIAHLDRLDERFGQSAVMGGTCLIDVALDRSGTINHAGSLQRIIFGERDRSISPRAQALAGVLAQSTVDWEMSDNILLSMWEKVAFLSVLAAATCLFRANVREILASPGGRDAMERALAVNIEIAKREGFILRNDVMQRARDRLTDPAGAWSASMLRDLEAGGSVEGDHVVGWMLAKARKHGLDDTILSLAFTHLRAYEERRAAGRLPAG, encoded by the coding sequence TTGAAGATTCTCATACTCGGAGCCGGCGGCATTGGTGGCTACGTCGGCGGGCGGTTGGCCGCTTCCGGGGCCGACGTAACGTTCCTTGTGCGGCCGCGACGGAAAGCGCAGCTCGAGGCGGACGGTCTGGTCATCCGCAGTCCGCTCGGTGACGTTCAACTGCCGGTGAAAACCGTCCTTGCGCCGCCGGAAGCAGACTTTGACATCGTGCTTCTCACGTGCAAAGCGTACGACCTCGAGCCGGCGATGGAGGCCATTGCGCCCGCGATGAACGGCCAGTGCGCGATTGTGCCGATGCTCAATGGCATCGCACATCTCGACCGGCTCGACGAGCGCTTTGGACAGTCGGCGGTAATGGGTGGTACGTGCCTGATCGACGTTGCGCTCGACAGGAGCGGGACGATCAACCACGCGGGCAGCCTTCAGCGGATCATCTTCGGCGAGCGAGACCGTTCGATCTCGCCGCGTGCACAGGCACTGGCGGGCGTGCTGGCCCAGTCGACGGTCGATTGGGAGATGTCGGACAATATTTTGTTGAGCATGTGGGAGAAGGTCGCGTTTCTCTCGGTATTGGCGGCGGCAACGTGCCTTTTTCGCGCCAACGTGCGGGAGATTTTGGCGTCGCCGGGCGGGCGGGATGCGATGGAGCGCGCCCTCGCCGTGAATATCGAGATCGCGAAGCGGGAGGGGTTCATTTTGCGGAACGATGTGATGCAGCGGGCACGCGACCGGCTCACTGATCCGGCGGGGGCGTGGAGCGCGTCAATGCTTCGTGATCTCGAGGCGGGGGGTTCCGTCGAGGGCGATCACGTGGTGGGGTGGATGCTGGCCAAGGCGAGAAAGCATGGGCTTGATGATACGATTCTGTCGCTGGCTTTCACTCACCTGCGGGCGTATGAGGAGCGGCGGGCCGCAGGGAGACTGCCGGCCGGTTGA
- a CDS encoding PQQ-dependent sugar dehydrogenase has translation MSKVQIMRIGLITVVALAAACTQRSSEQPDSTLPQPSAAAVITGPPLETRDANGPDQQPAFPGQTRGPSVQSNVAFDVSVLATGLEKPWAVEPLPGGDILVTEKPGRLRIVSAAGQIGAPIAGLPPVDARGQGGLLDVALSPRFASDRTIFWSFSEPRTGGNATSVARGVLAADRSRVENVQVIFRALPVYNGTMHYGSRLVFGPDRMLYITLGERSDMQIRPQAQDLASHMGKIIRIAPDGSVPRDNPLVGQSGALPEIWSIGHRNVQAAAFDSRGSLWVIEHGPRGGDEVNRIQKGKNYGWPVVGYGREYSRGPIAGSVTARAGFEQPVYYWDPVIAPSGAQYYTGSAFPAWRGSLFVGAMKEKRLVRLNIANGRVTGEEHLLVDRGKRVRDVRQGPDGALYIVTDESNGELWRVAPRR, from the coding sequence ATGAGTAAAGTGCAGATAATGCGCATCGGATTGATTACCGTCGTCGCCCTCGCGGCGGCATGCACCCAGCGCTCCTCCGAGCAACCGGACAGCACGCTCCCCCAGCCCTCCGCTGCAGCGGTGATAACCGGGCCTCCACTCGAGACTCGCGATGCGAACGGGCCTGACCAGCAGCCCGCGTTTCCCGGCCAGACTCGCGGCCCGTCCGTTCAGTCGAACGTCGCGTTCGATGTAAGCGTTCTCGCTACCGGACTCGAAAAACCCTGGGCAGTCGAACCCCTCCCGGGAGGCGATATTCTGGTGACGGAAAAACCGGGTCGTCTGCGCATCGTATCAGCCGCCGGACAGATTGGTGCGCCGATTGCCGGTCTGCCGCCGGTCGATGCACGCGGTCAAGGGGGACTGCTGGATGTCGCACTCAGCCCGCGCTTCGCGTCCGACCGCACAATCTTCTGGAGCTTCAGCGAGCCGCGCACCGGCGGCAACGCAACCAGCGTCGCGCGGGGTGTTCTCGCTGCCGACAGGTCGCGTGTTGAAAACGTACAGGTGATCTTCCGCGCGTTGCCCGTTTACAACGGAACAATGCACTACGGCTCGCGGCTCGTGTTCGGACCCGACAGAATGCTTTACATCACGCTCGGCGAGCGTTCCGACATGCAGATCCGGCCGCAGGCGCAGGACCTCGCCAGCCACATGGGGAAGATCATTCGTATCGCACCGGATGGCTCGGTGCCGCGAGATAATCCGCTCGTCGGGCAGTCGGGCGCACTGCCGGAAATCTGGAGCATCGGACATCGGAACGTTCAGGCCGCGGCGTTCGATTCGCGGGGCAGCCTGTGGGTCATCGAGCATGGGCCGCGAGGCGGGGATGAGGTGAATCGGATCCAGAAAGGAAAGAACTACGGCTGGCCCGTCGTTGGTTACGGAAGGGAATATTCACGCGGGCCAATCGCGGGTTCGGTCACCGCCCGCGCCGGTTTCGAGCAACCGGTCTACTATTGGGATCCGGTTATTGCTCCATCGGGCGCGCAGTATTACACGGGCAGTGCGTTCCCCGCGTGGCGCGGAAGTCTGTTCGTTGGAGCAATGAAGGAGAAGCGGCTGGTGCGCCTCAATATCGCAAACGGCCGGGTTACGGGAGAAGAGCATCTGCTGGTCGACCGGGGCAAGCGGGTGCGCGATGTGCGGCAAGGGCCGGACGGCGCGCTTTACATCGTGACCGATGAATCCAACGGGGAGCTATGGAGGGTGGCACCCCGCCGTTGA
- a CDS encoding DUF305 domain-containing protein — protein MKKSTWPMNPATLVALIVVTACSASTQRTAPDTVRPMIQGGSTVTPAAQAKADSGRPRYTAADVRFMQGMIGHHTQALTMVALAPSRGARPDVRILAERIGVSQRDEISLMQRWLADRNETVPDTTAHHDHAGMTMPGMTMPGKGATGGMMPGMLSPAQLTQLTRATGSDFDRLFLTFMIQHHQGAVTMVSQLLAVPGAAGNVDIYRFAADVNVDQTTEINRMRVMLAATPSGKPD, from the coding sequence ATGAAGAAGTCAACTTGGCCAATGAACCCAGCGACGCTGGTGGCCTTGATCGTCGTTACCGCATGTAGTGCCTCGACCCAACGGACTGCTCCGGACACAGTCCGTCCCATGATTCAGGGCGGCTCGACCGTCACGCCGGCGGCGCAGGCAAAGGCAGACAGTGGTCGGCCTCGATACACCGCGGCGGATGTCCGCTTCATGCAAGGCATGATCGGCCACCACACCCAGGCGTTGACCATGGTCGCCCTCGCTCCGAGCCGTGGCGCGCGGCCAGACGTGCGGATCCTCGCTGAAAGAATCGGCGTATCGCAGCGCGACGAGATTTCGTTGATGCAGCGCTGGCTTGCGGACCGCAACGAAACTGTCCCCGACACCACCGCGCACCACGATCACGCAGGGATGACCATGCCTGGAATGACCATGCCCGGCAAGGGTGCCACGGGCGGCATGATGCCCGGGATGTTGAGCCCGGCGCAGTTGACTCAGCTCACGCGTGCGACAGGATCCGACTTCGACCGGCTTTTCCTTACCTTCATGATCCAGCATCATCAGGGCGCGGTGACGATGGTGTCGCAGTTGCTGGCGGTGCCGGGCGCCGCCGGAAATGTGGACATCTACCGCTTTGCCGCCGACGTGAACGTCGATCAGACAACAGAGATCAATCGCATGCGCGTAATGTTGGCGGCGACACCTTCCGGTAAACCGGACTAG
- a CDS encoding uracil-DNA glycosylase family protein, with protein MTAAASSRSLADHCATLAACQRCQLGADIRPVVSRAINPRAMLVGQAPGKIEANGGVPFSGRAGRTLFRWLERAGIDETTARENIYIAAMTRCFPGTHPSGRGDRVPTRQEQARCADWLDEELRIIGPWLLIPVGKLAIERFLPRSPLSEVVGTKQTVAHAGGRSVVIPLPHPSGASSWFYQNDNMLLVDKAIALIAAELSAMR; from the coding sequence GTGACCGCCGCCGCCTCGTCCCGCTCACTTGCCGACCACTGCGCAACACTCGCTGCCTGCCAGCGATGCCAGCTCGGCGCCGACATCCGGCCGGTAGTATCCCGCGCCATCAACCCGCGCGCAATGCTCGTAGGTCAGGCACCGGGAAAAATCGAAGCGAACGGCGGAGTACCGTTCTCGGGCCGTGCCGGCAGGACTCTCTTTCGATGGCTGGAACGCGCGGGCATCGACGAAACCACGGCGCGTGAGAACATCTACATCGCCGCCATGACTCGCTGCTTTCCCGGCACGCATCCGAGCGGTCGCGGCGATCGCGTACCGACCCGCCAGGAGCAGGCCCGTTGTGCCGATTGGCTGGACGAGGAGTTGAGAATCATCGGGCCATGGCTGCTGATTCCCGTCGGTAAACTTGCGATCGAGCGCTTCCTGCCGCGCTCGCCTCTGTCGGAAGTGGTAGGAACGAAGCAGACCGTCGCGCACGCTGGCGGACGGTCTGTGGTCATTCCTCTTCCCCATCCATCAGGCGCGAGCAGCTGGTTCTACCAGAACGACAACATGCTCCTCGTCGATAAGGCCATCGCCCTGATCGCCGCCGAGCTCAGCGCGATGCGGTAG
- a CDS encoding rhomboid family intramembrane serine protease, with amino-acid sequence MLGTTLILFWLVFAASGLSGGALLTFGVIPRTIAGLRGILFAPFLHGSLNHIVANSIPFLILGWLVMLRDARHFIPVTLYAMLGSGLTAWLLGAPGSVHIGASGLIFGYLGFLILSGWFARSPGSIALSVFVTFVWGSIIIGVVPGDAGISWQAHLGGFLGGVAGARTFRRHSRVPIAPKNV; translated from the coding sequence GTGCTCGGCACGACGCTCATCCTGTTCTGGCTGGTCTTCGCCGCAAGCGGATTGTCCGGCGGAGCGCTTCTCACCTTCGGCGTAATTCCACGCACCATCGCCGGGCTACGCGGAATTCTCTTTGCGCCGTTCCTTCACGGCAGTCTGAACCACATCGTCGCCAACAGCATACCTTTTCTGATACTCGGCTGGCTGGTGATGCTGCGCGACGCGCGACATTTCATTCCGGTTACGCTCTACGCGATGCTGGGCTCCGGCCTGACCGCGTGGCTCCTCGGCGCGCCCGGCTCGGTTCATATCGGCGCCAGTGGCCTGATCTTCGGCTATCTCGGTTTTCTCATCCTCAGTGGATGGTTCGCGCGGAGCCCTGGCAGTATTGCCCTCAGTGTGTTCGTCACTTTCGTGTGGGGCAGCATCATCATCGGCGTGGTGCCGGGCGACGCTGGCATCAGCTGGCAGGCACACCTCGGCGGCTTTCTGGGTGGTGTAGCTGGCGCGCGAACATTCAGGCGTCACTCCCGTGTTCCAATCGCCCCAAAGAATGTGTAG